In the genome of Nitrospira japonica, one region contains:
- a CDS encoding peroxiredoxin has translation MALRLGDEAPNFTAETTEGTINFHEWLGGGWGILFSHPKDYTPVCTTELGTVAKITPEFKKRGVKVIAVSVDPLDSHKGWINDINETQHTTMNYPIIADPDKKVSTLYDMIHPNAMDNMTVRSVFIIGPDKKIKLTLTYPASCGRNFDELLRVIDSLQLTSKYKVATPANWKDGEDCIITPAVNNDEAKTLFPKGFKTIKPYLRYTPQPNK, from the coding sequence ATGGCTTTGCGATTGGGAGATGAAGCTCCGAACTTTACGGCTGAAACGACCGAGGGAACCATCAACTTCCACGAATGGCTCGGCGGCGGGTGGGGTATTCTGTTCTCACACCCCAAGGACTACACGCCGGTCTGCACGACGGAGTTGGGTACCGTCGCCAAGATTACGCCGGAGTTCAAGAAGCGTGGCGTGAAGGTCATCGCGGTCAGCGTTGACCCGCTGGATTCTCACAAGGGATGGATCAACGACATCAATGAAACGCAGCACACGACGATGAATTACCCCATCATCGCCGACCCCGACAAGAAGGTGTCGACGCTGTACGACATGATTCATCCCAACGCGATGGACAACATGACGGTCAGGTCCGTCTTCATCATCGGCCCGGATAAAAAGATAAAGCTGACCTTGACCTATCCAGCTTCATGTGGACGGAATTTCGACGAATTGCTCCGTGTCATCGATTCGCTTCAATTGACGTCGAAATATAAGGTCGCCACGCCGGCAAACTGGAAGGACGGGGAGGACTGCATTATCACGCCCGCCGTCAACAATGACGAGGCCAAGACCCTGTTCCCCAAGGGCTTCAAGACCATCAAGCCCTACCTTCGCTATACTCCACAGCCGAACAAGTAA
- a CDS encoding B12-binding domain-containing radical SAM protein, whose product MTPFSVFLVVPPLTQLNTPYPSTAYLTGFLRSRGISCHQADLGIEMVLRLFSRDGVRAIFEQVRGQKGPLPDEACAMLEAAPAYVKWIEPVIGFLQGRVPGIAAELASPDILPRGPRFQGRARFPRSMLVENRAKLRATWFLEDLADLVQAVVSPHFALNRYGEHLTRSASSFDMLAAGLAETPSLTDRFMLDSLSAHLDRIRPGLVGLSVPFPGNVYGAFRIAQAVRRQHPQAVIALGGGYVNTELRRISDPRIFDYVDFVTLDDGERPLLSLVEHLTGTRPRGTLCRTFHRDQGRVRYSSGETEADFSTNDAGCPTYDGLALDRYVTVLDSTNPMHRLWSEGHWNKLTVAHGCYWKQCTFCDVGLDYISRYETTPTDRMIERITGLIDETGRRKFHFVDEAAPPAGLKSLALALLERRMTITWWGNIRFESAFSPDLCRLLAASGCIAVTAGLEAASDRLLEMMKKGITVDQTVLVCSAFNGAGILVHGYLMYGFPSETLQETVDALERVRQLFAAGLMQSAFWHRFTATAHSPVGLDPDSHGIRIVGPRFQGFAENDLIHTDPKGTAPDWVREGLRRSMLNFLEGRGLTMDVGGWFDRKVPNPTVSRTWVRRLVRSRLEADDPTIERRLVWLGGSPTEGTVGRVRKAPLPGKDAAVTVALPSAEARWIEHLIALATPKEYEGQAHTYPLLRDAVASFPGGRKRGESFLSSASWRTLRKAGLLLV is encoded by the coding sequence ATGACACCATTCTCCGTGTTCCTGGTCGTTCCGCCGTTGACCCAGCTTAACACCCCCTATCCGTCGACCGCCTACCTGACCGGATTCCTTCGATCGCGCGGGATCTCTTGTCATCAGGCGGATCTCGGCATCGAAATGGTGCTGCGGTTGTTCAGCCGTGACGGAGTCCGCGCAATCTTTGAGCAAGTCCGCGGTCAAAAAGGCCCGTTGCCGGACGAGGCCTGTGCCATGCTTGAGGCTGCGCCGGCCTATGTAAAATGGATCGAGCCGGTGATCGGATTTCTGCAGGGACGCGTCCCCGGCATAGCAGCCGAACTGGCCAGCCCGGATATCCTTCCTCGAGGGCCGCGATTTCAGGGGCGAGCAAGATTTCCACGCTCGATGCTTGTAGAGAACCGGGCCAAGCTGCGGGCGACATGGTTTCTTGAGGATTTGGCCGACCTGGTCCAGGCAGTGGTTTCTCCTCATTTTGCGTTGAATCGCTATGGCGAGCATCTTACGCGGTCGGCCTCGTCGTTCGACATGCTGGCGGCCGGCCTGGCGGAGACGCCCAGTCTGACCGACCGGTTCATGTTGGACTCACTCTCGGCGCATCTCGACCGAATCAGGCCAGGCCTTGTCGGACTCTCCGTGCCCTTCCCGGGGAACGTCTATGGCGCCTTCCGTATCGCCCAAGCCGTGAGGCGGCAGCACCCGCAAGCCGTCATCGCGCTCGGCGGAGGCTATGTGAATACCGAACTGCGGCGGATCAGCGACCCCCGAATCTTCGACTATGTAGACTTCGTCACGCTGGACGACGGAGAGCGTCCCCTACTCTCGCTCGTCGAGCATCTCACGGGAACGCGCCCCCGCGGCACCCTGTGCAGAACCTTTCATCGGGACCAGGGCCGTGTCCGGTATAGTTCCGGGGAAACGGAGGCCGATTTTTCCACGAACGACGCGGGATGCCCCACGTATGACGGTCTTGCGCTCGATCGCTATGTGACCGTTCTCGACAGCACAAACCCCATGCATCGGCTCTGGAGCGAAGGGCACTGGAACAAACTCACCGTCGCGCATGGGTGTTACTGGAAGCAATGTACATTCTGCGACGTCGGATTGGATTACATCAGCCGCTATGAGACGACGCCGACGGACCGCATGATCGAACGCATCACCGGCCTGATCGACGAGACCGGCCGCCGCAAATTTCATTTCGTCGACGAGGCGGCTCCGCCTGCCGGATTGAAATCGCTCGCCCTGGCGTTGCTGGAACGACGCATGACGATCACTTGGTGGGGAAATATCCGGTTCGAATCGGCCTTTTCCCCCGACCTCTGCCGCCTGCTGGCCGCTTCCGGCTGCATCGCCGTGACGGCCGGGCTGGAGGCCGCGTCCGACCGCCTGCTGGAAATGATGAAGAAGGGCATCACCGTCGATCAGACCGTCCTCGTCTGCTCCGCATTCAACGGAGCCGGCATCCTGGTGCACGGTTACCTCATGTACGGGTTTCCGTCGGAAACGTTGCAGGAGACGGTCGATGCCCTCGAGCGTGTGCGCCAATTGTTCGCCGCGGGCCTGATGCAGTCAGCATTCTGGCATCGCTTTACCGCGACGGCGCACAGCCCCGTCGGCCTGGACCCCGACTCGCACGGCATCCGCATTGTGGGTCCTCGGTTCCAGGGTTTTGCCGAAAACGACCTGATCCATACGGATCCGAAGGGCACCGCGCCGGATTGGGTGCGGGAGGGTCTGCGCCGGTCGATGCTCAATTTTCTGGAGGGGCGCGGCCTCACCATGGACGTAGGCGGCTGGTTCGATCGGAAGGTGCCCAACCCCACCGTGTCGCGGACATGGGTTCGACGGCTGGTTCGAAGCCGTTTGGAGGCCGATGATCCCACGATAGAACGCCGTCTCGTATGGTTAGGCGGATCTCCGACAGAGGGCACGGTCGGCAGGGTGAGGAAGGCACCATTGCCCGGGAAGGACGCTGCCGTGACGGTGGCACTCCCTTCGGCCGAGGCACGGTGGATCGAACACCTCATCGCCCTGGCTACGCCGAAAGAATACGAGGGGCAGGCGCACACCTATCCGCTCTTGCGGGACGCCGTCGCAAGTTTTCCCGGAGGGAGGAAGCGAGGCGAATCGTTTCTTTCGAGCGCGTCGTGGAGGACGCTTCGCAAGGCTGGATTGCTTTTAGTATGA
- a CDS encoding DsbA family oxidoreductase, translating to MTHLRSFVLYSDFNCPFCYALHERLHRMKLLESVDWRGVQHAPYLPRPMRQWDGTMKAELQYEVPAVRRLDPDLLIELPKGKPNTARAIDWAARLLSSDIHGGMEFVRLVYAAFWRDGLDISDEAVLDQLAAQHTDTGIPGRAEERSGSIAREWEEGWHGTGQSSVPILVSPDDRLLVGCVPSEQIVRFFG from the coding sequence ATGACACACCTCAGGTCCTTCGTTCTCTACAGCGATTTCAATTGTCCGTTCTGTTACGCCCTGCACGAGCGGCTCCATCGCATGAAGCTCCTTGAATCGGTTGACTGGCGCGGGGTTCAACATGCTCCCTACCTGCCACGTCCCATGCGGCAATGGGATGGAACCATGAAAGCCGAGTTACAGTATGAAGTGCCGGCGGTGAGGCGGCTGGATCCCGACTTATTGATTGAGCTGCCGAAAGGCAAGCCCAATACCGCACGAGCCATTGATTGGGCCGCACGGCTCTTGTCCTCGGACATTCACGGAGGGATGGAGTTCGTCCGCCTTGTCTATGCCGCTTTCTGGAGGGATGGGCTGGACATATCGGATGAGGCTGTCTTGGATCAATTGGCGGCACAGCATACTGACACGGGGATTCCAGGACGTGCGGAAGAACGATCCGGGTCCATCGCGCGCGAATGGGAAGAGGGTTGGCATGGAACGGGGCAATCTAGTGTCCCAATTCTCGTATCGCCCGACGATCGATTGCTCGTCGGCTGCGTACCATCAGAACAGATCGTGAGGTTCTTTGGGTAG